The DNA window GGATCTGCTTAATTTGCAGTGTTAATCCTTTAGTGCTGGATGCATTTCCTGTGGTAAGGTAATGGTTAGTTGCCTTTTTACGGTATTGTATAATTGGTACTCTAGGAATCCCAGGCGGATACCAAGGATCTAAGTGTCCTGACTGCTCACTTGGCCGATCCTGCCGACTACCCCGACCTAACTAATGGTCTTTCCGATGCTGAGGTTCAGGAGAGCCTTAAAGATCTAACCCTAGATGATCTTAACTCCTTGGACAAGCTACTTGATGAGCGGCTTAGTCGAGATGAAGATGTCGATTCTGACGGTAAGTAATCAATGCAGATGGTCTTTCATTGTCACCGACTGAAACTTTTCAAAGAAAGCAAGTCAAAGAACCCATGGTAGACAAGCGGTGGCCAATATACGCAAGCAGGATGTTGGTCTCGATGATGGCTGCCGGGATGAAGAGGATTCCGAAGAAATGAAGCCTGCTTTGTGCACCAAGAAACCCACTTGTCCGACCACCAGGCGTTGCTCAAAGAAAAGCAGTTATGCGCCTAAAACCACTCGAATGTGCCCACCTAAAAACGGATACGACAATTGCAAGCCAAAATCCGGTGGCTATATGGACGACGATCTGATAACTGAAACTACCAGATATCCGAAGCCAAAAAACAAGAAGTGCAAGAAACCTAAAGATGACTTTGAATGCGAGGCAGATGACTTTCTGTGCCACGCCAGCAGGCAATCAAGAGGCAAGGAAAGTAGAAGCAAACTTAAGGATCAGGATATTTTAGGGCGGGAGTTAGCTGGAAATGCGCAGCTGGGTCAGGAGCTCATACCAGCCTTGAATGATCAAGGTGAACTATTGAATGATGCAGACATGGGTCTATCAAGTTCGGAGTTTGACGGCAACATAGGCTTAGAAAATCAAGCCCATTTGGAGCAAGGTCAGCTGTTCGACTTAGGAAAGGATAGCAAGCTTAATTCAGAGCAGAAACATCAATCTAGTTTGAAAAAGGAATATGGTCGTCAAAATTTCTTGCAGGATTACCCCGTGAACTTGAAGCACGAACATTTAGGCAAATTACAAGAGGGAGATCAGGCCAACTTAGATCAAGAACAATCTACAAATTTAAAGCTGAGAAGCCAGCCCACTTTGCATCAAGAACAtcagtttaaattaaaacaggAATATCAGCCCAACTTTGATTTTAACAATCTGGGGAATTTAGAGCAGGAGCGTCAGGCTAATTTCGATTCACAAAATCTGTATAACTTTGATAAAGAACATCTGGCAAACTTCGATGATGGACATCCAGCTAGCTTGCATCAAGATGAACAGCTTTTTTATCGGAATCAGAAAGTCGACGGACGTGAAAACGAACCGATAGCGGATGAAGCAGCCCTACTTGATCCTTACGATAGCCATCAGCTCTCCAGGAGATCACATCGTAAAAGAGAACAAACAGAGAAGCAATTTGGGGTGCACGTGAACAATGAAGATGATAAGCAGACGAATATCAAGGATGAGCTTATGCCACCAAACGCTAATCTGCCCAAGCAGGAACATCTCTTCGATAGCGAAAGGTAACATACCTACGATTTTTTGTTCCCATGCCATTTTCTGTATATTTCTTATTAAAGTTTTATTGCCAATAATGCTCGGGATCCACAACGCTATTTAATTCAAATGCAGAACGACTACATACAAAGTGAAAACGATCGTGGCGAACGTCGATTGCTTGAGGATCGAAAAGAAAGCGAAGCGTTAAACATGGACAAACTCACCGAAGAGGTGCCCAGAACAATGGAGGAATTCAATATGGATTCAGAATACAGGAGAGAAAAACGCGAGAATAAGAACACTGATGACTCCCCCGAGGTGAGTGGGAAACCACACACCTCcttatagaatatatatttttatgcaaTTAGAACTCCAAAGAAACGTATATAAAGAAGCTAATGGACTCTTTTCCGCGGGATCAGGGTGGCCGGATTAATGCCCATACCGGGCTGAGGGAGTCCAATCTTGCCCATTTGCGCTTCAAGCGAAGTTgagttatttatattttacgCTATACTTGATAAACGccattgtatattttttatatgcaCCCATAAAATGATAAACCGGAAATACGAGAACTGCGACTTTGTTATtccattattttttgctttaattCAAGGCAATATACGAATCGCAATTGCCGAGATTATAGCAAGGTTCAGTTGTGAGCTCGTTATCAAAAGTAGGCTCTTGTTCCGATTTTCAGCtaataatgaaatatttatcttATTATCATCGCCACTTACCTTTGTAATCCCTCGAGCAGAAGCGGGGTAAGGAAGACATTCAGTTGACCTTTTAGCCTGGCCACCACCGAGGTACAGACCGCTCCTCCCTCCGCCTGCAGACTCATAAACTCTCCATCGTCAAAACCGTTTGTAGTCTTGTCCGATTCCTCCTCCTTTAGGAGCACACTGGGGTCCCAGGGATGAGACTTGGGTCCGCCCATAAAAGTGGCCGAGCTGTTGCTACCAGTGGCGTTTTCGTATCGAGGAACCACTTTAATCTCCCGCCAACAGGAGTAGAGATCAAAGTGGGGCAGCATCTTGCTGCCAATGTAGGTCAATCCACCGTCTTCGTTCTCCGAGAAGAGTGGAGTAGAGAATACATCTGGACCCAAGGGAAAGGAACATCCATTCCAGTTGAAGCACTTCACCTGCGACAAATGGTTTAGGTAGCTGGCCATCAGCAAGGGTGAGTCGATAATTGGCCTGTTGACCTGCTGGTGCAGATTCACCAATGCCACATCCTCTTGTGAAGACATGGCCGATATGAAAGAGTTGGAAGACAGTGATGGGGTGCCAGACGATGAGCCACGAGAATCGGCCTGTAGAATGAATATGACAACAGATTATTAGATATATTCTGAGTGGAATACgaagttaatttattttcggctTCTACAACTAAAATAGCCAGTTCAAAGGACACAAGCAAAAAAACTGTGAGAAACTATTTGTTGAAGTGCAGCAAAGATTTTGGTCGATTTTTGCGTTATAAATGCAAAGATTTAAAGTCAGTTTGCAATCACTTTCAGTTGTTCGAATTGACATTATAACGAACAGATAAGTCAACAGTTAAGTTTTCAAAACAAGGAGAAAGCTGACAAATGATACTAATTTGAGAACCAAAACATatcgaaattgaattttttgtgGATTGATGCCGGTATTAACCCACACCTTTCAGATTCAAAGCTTATAACATTATGTAAGATAGGATCGGAGCTATAGACTTTTCATGCACTAATACTGACCATCCATGCAATCATCGAGATCATCGTGAATTtgttatacaattttttttaacttataaAGTAAGAACAGTCTACAGATACATAGGGTTTTTCAGAACAGACTAGCATTCGAATTTCAGTTTAGTTAAGCTACTTGTTAGTTAGAAGAGGTTGGTTGGTTGCTTGTTGTTGGTACTAGGAACTACTCACATCATGAACAAAATGTCGGTACTCAGGACGAGATGagatatttgttatttttcgtaTTGGTGTAGCAAGACCGTGAATGCGTCTCGCGTCTTCGTTCTGGgtgatttttgatttaggttttggtttttatatcgATTTGGTTAGTtcataaattgattttggattttaaaGATGAATCGAGTTGAGGAAAGGAATAGATTTTAGGTGTGGCTTACAGTAGAACAAAATTAGCAACAGTTTCTCAATTTTTGCTTTAAAGTGCAAgccaatattaaaaaattgttgctcaaaagttatttaaagtaaattt is part of the Drosophila yakuba strain Tai18E2 chromosome 2R, Prin_Dyak_Tai18E2_2.1, whole genome shotgun sequence genome and encodes:
- the LOC6529492 gene encoding uncharacterized protein LOC6529492 isoform X2, encoding MFLLGICLICSVNPLVLDAFPVESQADTKDLSVLTAHLADPADYPDLTNGLSDAEVQESLKDLTLDDLNSLDKLLDERLSRDEDVDSDASQRTHGRQAVANIRKQDVGLDDGCRDEEDSEEMKPALCTKKPTCPTTRRCSKKSSYAPKTTRMCPPKNGYDNCKPKSGGYMDDDLITETTRYPKPKNKKCKKPKDDFECEADDFLCHASRQSRGKESRSKLKDQDILGRELAGNAQLGQELIPALNDQGELLNDADMGLSSSEFDGNIGLENQAHLEQGQLFDLGKDSKLNSEQKHQSSLKKEYGRQNFLQDYPVNLKHEHLGKLQEGDQANLDQEQSTNLKLRSQPTLHQEHQFKLKQEYQPNFDFNNLGNLEQERQANFDSQNLYNFDKEHLANFDDGHPASLHQDEQLFYRNQKVDGRENEPIADEAALLDPYDSHQLSRRSHRKREQTEKQFGVHVNNEDDKQTNIKDELMPPNANLPKQEHLFDSESFIANNARDPQRYLIQMQNDYIQSENDRGERRLLEDRKESEALNMDKLTEEVPRTMEEFNMDSEYRREKRENKNTDDSPEKRI
- the LOC6529492 gene encoding uncharacterized protein LOC6529492 isoform X1 — protein: MFLLGICLICSVNPLVLDAFPVESQADTKDLSVLTAHLADPADYPDLTNGLSDAEVQESLKDLTLDDLNSLDKLLDERLSRDEDVDSDASQRTHGRQAVANIRKQDVGLDDGCRDEEDSEEMKPALCTKKPTCPTTRRCSKKSSYAPKTTRMCPPKNGYDNCKPKSGGYMDDDLITETTRYPKPKNKKCKKPKDDFECEADDFLCHASRQSRGKESRSKLKDQDILGRELAGNAQLGQELIPALNDQGELLNDADMGLSSSEFDGNIGLENQAHLEQGQLFDLGKDSKLNSEQKHQSSLKKEYGRQNFLQDYPVNLKHEHLGKLQEGDQANLDQEQSTNLKLRSQPTLHQEHQFKLKQEYQPNFDFNNLGNLEQERQANFDSQNLYNFDKEHLANFDDGHPASLHQDEQLFYRNQKVDGRENEPIADEAALLDPYDSHQLSRRSHRKREQTEKQFGVHVNNEDDKQTNIKDELMPPNANLPKQEHLFDSESFIANNARDPQRYLIQMQNDYIQSENDRGERRLLEDRKESEALNMDKLTEEVPRTMEEFNMDSEYRREKRENKNTDDSPENSKETYIKKLMDSFPRDQGGRINAHTGLRESNLAHLRFKRS